The following proteins are encoded in a genomic region of Bernardetia sp. MNP-M8:
- the hppD gene encoding 4-hydroxyphenylpyruvate dioxygenase has protein sequence MQEDILPLKGTDHIEFYVGNAKQAAYYYQAAFGFEVVAYAGQETGVRDRSSYVLQQGKIRFVLTSPMTSDSPIAEHIRKHGDGVKVLALWVDDAEKSYYDTMSRGAKSALEPTRLSDEHGEVVVSGIHTYGETIHKFVERGNYKGAFMPGYKPKKSFFKVKSTGLKFIDHCVGNVELGKMNEWVEFYEKVMGFNLLVTFDDKDISTEYTALMSKVVSNGNGYVKFPINEPADGRKKSQIEEYIEFYEGAGVQHIAIATDDILETIEDLRSRGVDFLYVPDNYYEDLAERVGDIKEDMEELKKLNILVDRDDEGYLLQIFTKPTGDRPTVFFEIIQRQGAKSFGKGNFKALFEAIEREQELRGNL, from the coding sequence ATACAAGAAGATATTTTGCCATTAAAAGGCACAGACCATATAGAATTTTATGTAGGAAATGCAAAACAAGCAGCCTATTATTATCAAGCAGCTTTTGGCTTTGAAGTAGTTGCCTATGCAGGACAAGAAACAGGCGTTCGTGACCGTTCATCTTATGTTTTGCAGCAAGGAAAAATCCGTTTTGTTCTTACTTCGCCAATGACTAGCGACTCACCTATTGCAGAACACATCAGAAAACATGGCGATGGTGTAAAAGTATTAGCTCTTTGGGTAGATGATGCTGAAAAATCATATTATGATACAATGAGTAGAGGTGCAAAATCAGCCTTAGAGCCTACTCGTTTATCAGACGAACATGGAGAAGTTGTTGTTTCAGGAATTCATACCTACGGAGAAACAATTCATAAATTTGTAGAAAGAGGAAATTACAAAGGCGCATTTATGCCAGGTTACAAGCCTAAAAAATCATTTTTTAAGGTAAAATCAACAGGATTGAAATTTATTGATCATTGTGTTGGAAATGTAGAGCTTGGAAAAATGAATGAATGGGTAGAGTTTTACGAGAAAGTAATGGGATTCAATCTACTCGTAACTTTCGATGATAAAGATATTTCTACTGAATATACAGCTTTGATGTCAAAGGTAGTTTCAAATGGAAATGGCTATGTCAAATTTCCAATCAATGAGCCTGCTGATGGACGTAAAAAGTCACAAATAGAAGAATATATTGAGTTTTATGAAGGTGCAGGAGTTCAGCATATTGCCATTGCAACAGACGATATTTTGGAAACTATTGAGGATTTGCGTAGCCGTGGAGTAGATTTCCTTTATGTTCCAGATAATTATTATGAAGACCTTGCAGAAAGAGTCGGTGATATTAAGGAAGATATGGAAGAACTCAAAAAACTAAATATTTTAGTAGATAGAGATGATGAAGGTTATTTATTGCAAATCTTTACTAAACCAACAGGCGACCGTCCAACTGTTTTCTTTGAAATTATTCAACGCCAAGGAGCAAAATCATTTGGAAAAGGAAATTTTAAAGCTCTTTTTGAAGCTATAGAAAGAGAACAAGAATTGAGAGGTAACTTGTAA
- a CDS encoding lanthionine synthetase LanC family protein, translating into MNFDSTKTEELLAKFYEQIEEVPYIQPNIYGLSSLGILLNYLAKVDENRFIEYEEEFVADFSDVILEASQAMADRLEYDTFTGLVCTLNFFVLTKQTENVLKVMDMLQKVAQELYEKNELNNLGISHGVSGIIAVMAKALIFLEQRKISEDKIKKYKNTLQLITNHVINQKEAIGKFCFASMIGGTSSRLAWCYGDLSVCVALTWAALILPNKSEIDEVIKQTINNAITIKDDDRLFNKNEETNEYDLALCHGVSGVYLVFKRLYEFYPSEELAEEIKRLKKELDKEMEKGVKNITFPVLINLEPLTFKWNNHLFFLEGLSGFLAAYHDDELVKGWDAPLLTDF; encoded by the coding sequence GTGAATTTTGATAGTACAAAAACTGAAGAGCTATTAGCTAAGTTTTATGAACAAATAGAAGAAGTTCCTTATATCCAACCTAATATTTATGGCTTATCTAGTTTAGGAATTTTGCTTAATTATCTAGCTAAAGTAGACGAAAATCGTTTCATAGAATACGAAGAAGAGTTTGTCGCAGATTTTTCTGATGTAATTTTAGAAGCTAGTCAAGCTATGGCTGACAGATTGGAATATGATACCTTTACAGGTTTAGTATGTACACTTAATTTTTTCGTACTTACTAAGCAAACAGAAAATGTTTTGAAAGTAATGGATATGCTTCAAAAAGTTGCTCAGGAACTTTATGAAAAAAATGAATTAAATAATTTAGGCATTTCTCATGGAGTATCTGGAATTATTGCTGTAATGGCTAAAGCTCTGATTTTTTTAGAACAAAGAAAAATCTCAGAGGATAAGATTAAAAAATATAAAAATACTCTACAACTCATTACAAATCATGTCATAAATCAAAAGGAAGCCATTGGAAAATTTTGTTTTGCTTCTATGATTGGAGGAACTAGTAGCCGTTTGGCTTGGTGTTATGGTGACCTTTCTGTTTGTGTTGCGCTTACTTGGGCTGCATTAATCTTACCAAATAAGTCAGAAATTGATGAAGTAATCAAACAGACAATAAATAATGCTATTACTATAAAAGATGACGATAGACTTTTTAATAAGAATGAAGAAACAAATGAATATGACTTAGCATTATGTCACGGAGTTTCTGGAGTATATTTAGTTTTTAAAAGGTTGTACGAATTTTATCCTAGTGAAGAGTTGGCAGAAGAGATTAAAAGGCTAAAAAAAGAATTAGATAAAGAAATGGAAAAAGGTGTGAAGAATATTACATTTCCTGTATTAATAAATTTAGAGCCTCTAACTTTTAAGTGGAATAATCACTTGTTCTTTTTAGAAGGTTTATCTGGATTTTTAGCTGCTTATCATGATGACGAGCTTGTAAAAGGCTGGGATGCTCCTCTTTTAACTGATTTTTAA